In a single window of the Pyramidobacter porci genome:
- the rplD gene encoding 50S ribosomal protein L4 — protein MPVIKIMNISGEVVGEKTLSDEVFGASVHVSAMHQVVVAQLAHARQGTASTKMRGEVRGGGKKPWKQKHTGRARAGSSRSPLWVGGGVVHGPKPRSYNLKVNKKVRALAMRSALSMRVIEQSLCAVESFGFEVPSTKKMKGFIDSLKAKKILFLLDQRDENVVRSASNIPGAKVLHVDSINVLDLVHHDHVVATPAVLEKLEEVYAR, from the coding sequence ATGCCTGTTATCAAGATTATGAATATCAGCGGAGAAGTCGTTGGGGAGAAGACACTTTCTGACGAAGTCTTCGGCGCTTCTGTTCATGTTTCTGCGATGCATCAGGTTGTAGTCGCTCAGTTGGCTCATGCCAGGCAGGGGACAGCCAGCACCAAGATGCGCGGCGAAGTTCGCGGCGGCGGCAAGAAGCCCTGGAAACAGAAGCATACCGGTCGCGCGCGTGCGGGCAGCAGCCGATCGCCTCTCTGGGTCGGCGGCGGCGTGGTTCACGGCCCTAAGCCTCGTTCCTACAACCTGAAGGTCAATAAAAAGGTTCGTGCCTTGGCGATGCGCAGTGCTCTTTCCATGAGAGTGATTGAGCAGTCGCTCTGTGCGGTGGAGAGCTTTGGTTTTGAGGTTCCTTCCACGAAGAAAATGAAAGGTTTCATCGATTCTCTGAAAGCCAAAAAGATCCTCTTCCTGCTTGACCAGAGAGATGAAAATGTTGTCAGATCTGCCAGCAACATCCCCGGCGCTAAAGTCCTTCATGTTGACAGCATCAACGTGCTTGACCTGGTTCATCATGATCACGTCGTGGCCACGCCGGCAGTTCTTGAAAAGCTTGAGGAGGTGTACGCTCGATGA